A window from Cryptomeria japonica chromosome 1, Sugi_1.0, whole genome shotgun sequence encodes these proteins:
- the LOC131026700 gene encoding polygalacturonase At1g48100-like: MSPPMKAFIMFVILVLGVRNKCSASRAIRKRPILGRSLIASASKSSNPYGGNSNVVDVTTLGAKGDGVTDDTQAFQAAWKAACVLDSATLHIPAGYRFLVGPLTFSGPCNSNILLKVDGTVIAPINPKAWASKPLNWINISKLNGITILGRGTFDGQGAAWWKLSQSYYKYSSKGGSTLPSVRPTALRFYGSYDVSVQGITIQNSPQCHLKFDSCTFVTVANVTISSPANSPNTDGIHLQNSEDVEIHHTSMACGDDCVSIQTGCSGIRVHNINCGPGHGISIGGLGKDGTKACVSNVSVYDSNIHDASNGVRIKTWQGGIGQVKRVSFSNIQVSNVRVPIDIDQFYCDKKSCPNQTSGVYISDVTYEKITGTYVQNPVYIACSENVPCTNLKLINIQLQPAVANGVDPFCSNNYGEQQSSVECLQPRRPLNDPSHTQSPAEQC; encoded by the exons ATGTCTCCCCCTATGAAAGCTTTTATCATGTTTGTTATTCTTGTGCTTGGCGTTAGAAATAAGTGCTCTGCCTCAAGGGCTATCAGAAAAAGACCCATACTTGGCAGATCATTGATTGCCTCGGCTTCAAAGTCCTCCAATCCCTATGGCGGAAATTCCAATGTGGTTGATGTAACAACATTGGGTGCCAAGGGCGACGGAGTAACTGATGATACCCAG GCATTTCAGGCAGCGTGGAAAGCAGCTTGTGTCTTAGACTCTGCCACACTACACATTCCAGCTGGGTACCGCTTTCTGGTTGGTCCTCTCACCTTCTCAGGACCCTGCAATTCAAACATCCTCTTGAAG GTTGATGGAACTGTTATCGCTCCGATTAATCCAAAGGCATGGGCATCTAAACCATTGAACTGGATAAATATTTCAAAACTCAATGGTATTACTATTCTTGGCAGAGGAACCTTTGACGGCCAAGGGGCAGCTTGGTGGAAGCTTTCTCAATCGTACTATAAG TATAGCAGCAAAGGCGGGAGTACTTTACCAAGCGTCAGGCCTACG GCATTGAGATTCTATGGAAGCTATGACGTCAGCGTACAGGGCATCACAATACAAAACAGTCCACAGTGTCATCTCAAATTCGACAGTTGCACTTTTGTTACAGTAGCTAACGTCACAATCTCGTCTCCTGCAAACAGCCCAAACACAGACGGAATTCATCTCCAGAATTCTGAAGATGTTGAAATACACCATACTTCAATGGCATGCG GAGACGATTGCGTGTCAATACAAACAGGTTGCTCAGGCATCCGCGTTCATAATATCAATTGCGGCCCTGGTCACGGCATCAG TATTGGAGGACTTGGCAAAGATGGAACGAAGGCCTGCGTTTCCAACGTGAGTGTCTATGACAGCAACATCCATGATGCTTCCAACGGCGTTCGGATCAAAACATGGCAG GGTGGAATTGGGCAGGTGAAAAGAGTATCATTCTCAAACATACAGGTTTCCAACGTAAGAGTACCCATTGATATTGATCAATTTTATTGTGATAAGAAGTCGTGCCCCAATCAAACATCAGGGGTATATATATCAGACGTTACTTATGAAAAGATCACAGGCACTTACGTGCAAAATCCAGTTTATATCGCATGCAGCGAGAATGTCCCATGCACTAATTTAAAATTGATAAACATTCAACTTCAGCCTGCTGTTGCAAATGGAGTAGATCCCTTCTGCTCGAATAACTATGGAGAACAACAATCTAGTGTTGAGTGTCTTCAACCTAGAAGACCCCTTAACGACCCTTCCCATACCCAGTCACCCGCAGAACAATGTTAA